A stretch of the Mycobacteroides immunogenum genome encodes the following:
- a CDS encoding SDR family NAD(P)-dependent oxidoreductase, translating into MTAPDAGAYPRRRPKVSYGASAVVTGAGSGIGRAFAQMLAARGGRVVCADIDMGRAQETVDIIGGGKAHAVSCDVTSYDQVSELARASEGWLRQPADLVINNAGIGTGGRPVGAMSMSDWESTLAINLWGVIYGCQVFTPLLREQRFGGIINVASAASFAAAPLMAAYNVSKAGVLALSETLSAELSGAGVKVTVLCPTFVKTNIVNDGRISGSVSGLAASVMKYTGVSPERIARATLDAHDRGRFYVVPQLDAKLVWHLKRHTPNPYRWGAGLIGRMMPAPVDAKELLGADVR; encoded by the coding sequence ATGACGGCACCCGACGCGGGAGCCTACCCGCGCCGACGTCCGAAGGTCAGCTACGGAGCGAGTGCGGTGGTGACCGGTGCGGGCAGCGGTATCGGCCGCGCTTTCGCCCAGATGCTCGCCGCTCGTGGCGGCCGTGTGGTCTGCGCCGATATCGATATGGGCCGCGCTCAGGAGACCGTCGACATCATCGGGGGCGGTAAGGCCCATGCGGTGTCCTGTGACGTCACCTCGTACGACCAGGTCAGCGAGCTGGCGAGGGCGTCCGAAGGCTGGCTGCGGCAGCCCGCGGACCTGGTGATCAACAACGCCGGAATCGGCACCGGCGGTCGGCCCGTCGGTGCCATGTCGATGTCTGACTGGGAGAGCACCCTGGCGATCAACCTGTGGGGCGTCATCTACGGCTGCCAGGTATTCACTCCGTTGCTGCGTGAGCAACGATTCGGGGGCATCATCAATGTCGCCTCAGCCGCAAGCTTCGCTGCCGCACCGCTCATGGCTGCGTACAACGTGAGTAAGGCGGGTGTGCTGGCGTTATCGGAGACGCTGTCCGCCGAGCTGAGTGGTGCTGGCGTCAAGGTCACGGTGCTGTGCCCGACGTTCGTCAAGACCAACATCGTCAACGACGGCCGCATTAGCGGTTCGGTCAGTGGCCTGGCCGCCTCGGTGATGAAGTACACCGGCGTTTCGCCGGAACGGATCGCGCGGGCAACACTCGACGCCCACGATCGTGGGCGTTTCTATGTGGTGCCGCAGCTCGATGCCAAGTTGGTGTGGCACCTCAAAAGACACACCCCGAACCCGTATCGCTGGGGTGCCGGTCTGATCGGCCGGATGATGCCCGCGCCCGTCGACGCCAAAGAACTACTCGGAGCGGACGTGCGGTGA
- a CDS encoding pyridoxamine 5'-phosphate oxidase family protein, whose amino-acid sequence MGQVYAEIDDKLARWLTEQPVFFVGTAPSGSEGHVNVSPKGMAGTFAVLGPRQVGYLDYFGSGAETIAHVRDNARIVLMFCSFDKRCRIIRLHGRARVVQFNEPEYPRLRSSFSNDLEKGVRSIILVDVMRVADSCGYSVPLMDFVGHRDVYEKHVEKLPAEKLTYESALESNGSSIDGLTAFR is encoded by the coding sequence ATGGGTCAGGTGTATGCGGAGATCGACGACAAGCTGGCACGCTGGCTGACCGAGCAGCCGGTGTTCTTCGTGGGTACCGCGCCGAGCGGCTCCGAGGGGCACGTGAACGTTTCGCCCAAAGGCATGGCCGGAACCTTCGCGGTGCTGGGGCCCCGTCAGGTGGGCTACCTGGACTACTTCGGCAGCGGCGCGGAGACCATCGCGCATGTACGCGACAACGCGCGCATTGTGCTGATGTTCTGCTCCTTCGACAAGCGGTGCCGCATCATTCGGCTGCACGGCCGGGCGCGAGTGGTGCAGTTCAACGAGCCCGAGTACCCGCGGTTGCGCTCCAGTTTTTCCAATGACCTCGAAAAGGGTGTTCGCTCAATCATTTTGGTTGACGTCATGCGGGTGGCCGACTCGTGCGGGTACTCGGTTCCGTTGATGGATTTCGTGGGTCATCGTGATGTGTACGAGAAGCATGTGGAGAAGCTGCCCGCGGAGAAGCTCACCTACGAGAGTGCGCTGGAGTCCAACGGCAGCTCGATCGATGGACTGACCGCGTTTCGGTAG
- a CDS encoding cytochrome c oxidase subunit 3, whose translation MPGEAELWIFIMGDLTVFGIFFAIWGWNYTQNPGMFELGRSTMSQPIGLAETLTLISSSAAVVAALNSARWKETRRAFRLYLAAIGFGAVFVVLKIVEYSRHLHEASNPALGEFFMYYFVFTGIHLLHVLVGILGLSIATRSMRPDSRGASVAFLEGVGVYWHMVDVLWVVLFSLIYLI comes from the coding sequence ATCCCGGGCGAGGCCGAACTGTGGATCTTCATCATGGGAGATCTCACCGTGTTCGGGATATTTTTCGCAATCTGGGGATGGAACTACACCCAAAATCCTGGGATGTTCGAGCTCGGCCGGTCTACCATGTCCCAACCCATTGGATTGGCCGAAACTCTCACGCTCATCAGTAGTTCCGCCGCCGTGGTCGCCGCGCTCAACTCCGCTCGATGGAAAGAGACACGCCGGGCCTTCAGGCTCTATCTCGCCGCCATCGGATTCGGTGCGGTGTTCGTGGTGCTGAAGATCGTCGAATACAGTCGCCACCTGCATGAGGCCTCCAACCCGGCACTCGGCGAATTCTTCATGTACTACTTCGTCTTCACCGGCATCCACCTCCTGCACGTCCTGGTCGGGATACTGGGCCTGAGCATCGCTACTCGATCGATGCGACCGGATTCCCGCGGTGCCAGCGTGGCGTTCCTGGAAGGCGTCGGCGTCTACTGGCACATGGTGGACGTGTTGTGGGTCGTCCTCTTCTCGTTGATCTATCTGATTTAG
- a CDS encoding cytochrome C oxidase subunit IV family protein: MITSSIRSFANRTMLTWVVLAGCTVLSWAESSSGRPATPVVLVVLSLTAIKTVLIIASYMEISHAPRWLQAVCATWVAVVFAMLTYLLCALPC; the protein is encoded by the coding sequence ATGATCACATCATCCATTCGGAGTTTCGCGAATCGCACCATGCTGACATGGGTCGTGTTGGCCGGCTGCACAGTGCTTTCCTGGGCCGAGAGTTCGTCGGGCCGCCCCGCCACCCCGGTAGTGCTGGTGGTGCTGTCGCTCACCGCGATCAAGACGGTACTGATCATCGCCTCCTACATGGAGATCAGCCATGCGCCACGGTGGCTGCAGGCGGTCTGCGCGACATGGGTGGCGGTGGTATTCGCCATGCTCACGTACCTCCTGTGTGCCCTGCCCTGCTGA
- a CDS encoding TetR/AcrR family transcriptional regulator, translating into MSTKSGSKGVPRSEREAQILDAAAIEFGDRGYLATTTAAVAQRAGISKTLVHKYFQSKEDLYCACARRAGETLTRGIAEAMALPERPGLQRASDVVAAIFRALEQRPHDWKILHDRSVPRGGLAEVTARDYRRSLAEQAAAGVSGSYGGVLNEPSDLSALAQVWRETVTALVNWWLRNPEHTVDEMIARATRMFAVLDDSAQ; encoded by the coding sequence GTGAGCACAAAGTCGGGGTCGAAAGGAGTTCCGCGATCAGAGCGCGAGGCCCAGATTCTGGATGCGGCCGCGATCGAGTTTGGTGACCGTGGCTATCTCGCGACGACGACGGCAGCGGTTGCGCAACGCGCGGGAATATCGAAAACTCTCGTACACAAATACTTTCAATCCAAGGAAGACCTCTATTGCGCGTGTGCGCGTCGTGCCGGCGAAACGCTGACGCGAGGCATTGCGGAGGCGATGGCGCTGCCGGAACGCCCAGGATTGCAGCGGGCGTCGGATGTAGTGGCGGCGATATTCCGGGCCCTCGAACAGCGCCCCCACGATTGGAAGATCCTGCACGACAGGAGTGTGCCGAGGGGCGGTCTTGCCGAGGTCACCGCGCGCGACTATCGCCGGAGTCTGGCCGAACAGGCCGCGGCCGGTGTTTCGGGATCCTACGGCGGCGTTCTGAACGAGCCCAGCGACCTGTCCGCACTGGCTCAGGTGTGGCGGGAAACCGTTACAGCCCTTGTTAATTGGTGGCTGCGAAATCCAGAACACACGGTGGACGAGATGATCGCCCGTGCTACCAGGATGTTCGCTGTACTGGACGATTCCGCGCAGTAG
- a CDS encoding TetR/AcrR family transcriptional regulator, with protein sequence MGTAGTKGVPRADRESQILDIAGRQIEQVGYAGMSPALVAEAAGVSKPMVYHYFGSKDGLYVACVEQAAEVVCGAIETVFDRPAQWEMIERTLEAIFRALAGRQFHWNVLLDATHPAEGPAATAAWVARSRLAGQAARGAEATLGSRGMHDPVDLSAFTEVWMAAVAALVNWWVRHPDETAEAMIARSHRLFAVLFLGSGTKR encoded by the coding sequence ATGGGCACGGCAGGGACGAAAGGTGTCCCGCGCGCCGATCGTGAGAGCCAGATACTCGATATCGCGGGTCGGCAGATCGAGCAGGTCGGCTATGCGGGCATGTCACCGGCACTGGTCGCCGAAGCCGCGGGGGTATCAAAACCCATGGTTTATCACTACTTCGGCAGTAAAGATGGCCTGTACGTCGCGTGCGTCGAACAGGCCGCGGAGGTGGTGTGCGGTGCCATCGAGACGGTCTTTGACCGCCCCGCGCAATGGGAGATGATCGAGCGCACCCTTGAAGCGATCTTTCGCGCCTTGGCGGGGCGTCAGTTCCATTGGAACGTCCTGCTCGACGCGACTCACCCGGCCGAGGGGCCCGCGGCCACGGCCGCGTGGGTGGCACGTTCACGGCTGGCGGGGCAGGCCGCGCGCGGTGCCGAGGCAACGCTCGGATCCCGAGGCATGCATGATCCGGTGGATTTGTCGGCGTTCACCGAGGTCTGGATGGCAGCCGTGGCCGCGTTGGTTAATTGGTGGGTGCGTCATCCCGACGAGACCGCCGAAGCGATGATTGCGCGTAGCCATCGGCTTTTCGCGGTGCTCTTCTTGGGCAGCGGGACCAAGCGGTGA
- a CDS encoding AMP-binding protein yields MTFRSPLPDVSIPDCSVYEYVFGDTGDDSRVALIDGLSGAQTSFGELRTQVDATAAGLADRGFGLGDVAAVFLPNCSTFAVVLHGILRAGGTASTVNVLYTAEELAKQLIDSKAQLIFTVSPLLPRALEAAEIAGLDAAGVITIDAVEGRLSLADIARPDLAPPTVTFDPATHLAVLPYSSGTTGKAKGVMLTHRNLVANIAQAKHLYGVERGDRVLAVLPFFHIYGLVVLLNVQLKLGAELIILPRFELDTFLGTIANYRVDHVFVAPPVAVVLAKHPEIDKYDVSCLRSVFSGAAPLDEQLGNAVAARLNCRVTQGYGMTELSPVSHLIPPNRPDIPLNSVGIPVPNSENKLIDTETGAEIEIPAEGESAPGELLVRGPNVMAGYLGNEEATAATIEPDGFLHTGDIAVVRADGVVTIVDRLKELIKYKGYQVPPAELEALLLTHPGIGDAAVIGVPDPSSGEIPKAFVVRTDADLTDEAVMTFIEEKVAPHKRIRQVEFIDAIPKSAAGKILRKDLRARV; encoded by the coding sequence GTGACCTTCCGAAGCCCGCTTCCCGACGTCTCGATTCCCGACTGCTCTGTCTACGAGTACGTATTCGGTGATACCGGCGACGACAGTCGTGTCGCTCTCATCGATGGCCTCTCCGGCGCACAGACGAGCTTCGGTGAGCTGCGCACCCAGGTCGACGCGACTGCGGCAGGTCTGGCCGACCGCGGATTCGGGTTGGGCGACGTCGCCGCGGTCTTCCTGCCCAACTGCTCGACATTCGCAGTGGTATTGCATGGCATCCTGCGCGCGGGTGGCACCGCGAGCACTGTCAACGTGCTGTACACCGCCGAGGAGTTGGCCAAGCAGCTGATCGATTCCAAGGCGCAGCTCATCTTCACGGTCTCGCCGCTGCTGCCGCGCGCCCTTGAGGCCGCCGAGATCGCGGGACTCGATGCCGCCGGCGTGATCACCATCGACGCCGTGGAAGGACGCCTGTCGCTGGCCGACATCGCGCGGCCCGACCTCGCGCCGCCGACGGTGACCTTCGACCCGGCAACGCATTTGGCGGTGCTGCCGTACTCGTCGGGAACCACGGGTAAAGCCAAGGGTGTCATGCTCACCCATCGCAACCTGGTCGCCAACATCGCCCAGGCCAAGCACCTGTACGGGGTGGAGCGAGGCGACCGGGTATTGGCCGTCCTCCCGTTCTTCCACATCTATGGCCTGGTCGTGCTGCTCAACGTCCAGCTGAAGCTGGGCGCCGAGCTGATCATCCTGCCGCGCTTTGAGCTGGACACCTTCCTGGGCACCATCGCCAACTACCGGGTGGATCACGTTTTCGTGGCACCGCCGGTGGCCGTGGTGCTGGCCAAGCACCCGGAGATCGACAAGTACGACGTGTCCTGCCTGCGGTCGGTGTTCTCGGGTGCCGCGCCGTTGGACGAGCAGCTGGGCAATGCGGTTGCCGCACGCCTCAATTGCCGCGTCACCCAGGGCTACGGCATGACCGAGCTGAGTCCTGTCAGCCACCTCATTCCGCCGAACCGTCCCGATATCCCACTGAACTCGGTGGGCATCCCGGTGCCGAACTCCGAGAACAAGCTCATCGACACCGAGACCGGCGCCGAGATCGAGATCCCGGCAGAAGGGGAGAGCGCACCCGGGGAGCTGCTGGTGCGTGGCCCCAATGTGATGGCCGGATACCTCGGCAACGAGGAGGCCACCGCGGCGACGATCGAACCCGACGGGTTCCTGCACACCGGGGATATCGCCGTGGTGCGGGCCGACGGCGTGGTGACGATTGTCGATCGACTCAAGGAACTCATCAAGTACAAGGGCTATCAGGTGCCGCCGGCAGAGCTGGAGGCGTTGTTGCTGACGCACCCGGGTATCGGCGATGCCGCCGTCATCGGTGTACCCGACCCGTCCAGCGGTGAGATCCCCAAGGCCTTCGTGGTGCGTACCGATGCGGACCTCACCGATGAGGCAGTCATGACCTTCATCGAAGAGAAGGTGGCTCCGCACAAGCGGATTCGGCAGGTGGAGTTCATCGACGCGATCCCGAAGAGCGCCGCGGGCAAGATTCTGCGCAAGGACTTGCGCGCCCGCGTCTAG
- a CDS encoding type III secretion system chaperone family protein, which yields MTTAEQAYAVIVRTLVDREVTFSEHHGPDGKPALVVELPGERKQKITTMLTPGEHAVRVEVFVCRRPDENTEGVYRYLLKRNRRLYAVAYTIDNMGDIYLVGRLPLPAITPDEIDRLLGQVLEAVDGDFNVLLELGFKTSIQKEWAWRTSRGESLKNLEAFEHLIED from the coding sequence ATGACCACCGCCGAGCAGGCGTACGCCGTCATCGTGCGCACCCTGGTGGACCGGGAGGTCACCTTCAGCGAGCATCACGGGCCCGATGGCAAGCCCGCGCTGGTGGTAGAGCTTCCCGGTGAGCGCAAGCAGAAGATCACGACGATGCTCACTCCGGGCGAGCACGCCGTGCGCGTCGAGGTGTTCGTATGCCGTCGTCCCGACGAGAACACCGAAGGCGTGTACCGGTACCTCCTCAAACGCAACCGGCGTCTGTATGCCGTCGCGTACACGATCGACAACATGGGCGACATCTATCTGGTGGGCCGGCTGCCGCTGCCCGCGATCACCCCCGATGAGATCGACCGATTGCTCGGGCAGGTACTGGAAGCCGTGGACGGCGACTTCAACGTCCTGCTGGAGTTGGGGTTCAAGACGTCCATCCAGAAGGAATGGGCCTGGCGGACCTCGCGCGGTGAGTCGCTGAAGAATCTTGAGGCCTTCGAGCACCTCATCGAGGATTGA
- the mshA gene encoding D-inositol-3-phosphate glycosyltransferase, whose translation MLRGDEFARRAVAALKPRRIAVLSVHTSPLAQPGTGDAGGMNVYVLQSALQLARRGVAVDIFTRATASSDEPVVAVADGVTVRNIVAGPFEGLDKYDLPTQLCAFTAGVLRAEAIHEPGYYNLVHSHYWLSGQAGWLARDRWGVPLVHTAHTLAAVKNLTLAEGDRPEPALRAVGEQQVVDEADRLIVNTKDEANQLVSMHNAEPGRIDIVHPGVDLDVFTPGDQAAARAEFGLRADEQVVAFVGRIQPLKAPDLLVRAAERLPGVRVLIVGGPSGSGLDEPTALHDLAEELGIADRVTFLPPQTRERLAQVYRAADIVAVPSYSESFGLVAIEAQACGTPVVAAAVGGLPVAVSDQRSGLLVPTHRTQDWAEAIGNLLTRTGPEFSHAAVEHAADFSWASTADALLSSYSRAIADYRAPQRPSAQRAPRARFRARRLSGLRR comes from the coding sequence GTGCTTAGAGGCGATGAGTTCGCGCGCCGGGCGGTTGCGGCGCTGAAGCCGCGCCGCATCGCCGTCCTATCCGTTCACACCTCACCGCTGGCTCAACCGGGCACCGGCGATGCCGGCGGCATGAATGTCTACGTGCTGCAATCAGCCCTTCAGTTGGCCCGGCGGGGTGTTGCCGTCGATATCTTCACCCGCGCCACCGCGTCCTCCGACGAGCCCGTGGTGGCGGTCGCGGACGGGGTGACGGTGCGCAACATCGTCGCGGGCCCCTTCGAGGGGCTGGACAAGTACGACCTGCCCACCCAGCTGTGCGCGTTCACCGCAGGGGTACTGCGAGCCGAGGCGATCCACGAACCGGGCTATTACAACCTGGTTCACTCCCACTACTGGCTGTCCGGGCAGGCGGGCTGGCTGGCCCGCGATCGCTGGGGCGTTCCGCTGGTGCACACGGCGCACACCCTCGCCGCCGTCAAGAACCTCACTCTCGCCGAGGGCGACCGTCCGGAGCCCGCGCTGCGCGCGGTGGGTGAGCAGCAGGTGGTCGATGAGGCCGACCGGCTCATCGTCAACACCAAAGACGAAGCCAATCAATTGGTTTCGATGCACAACGCGGAACCTGGGCGCATCGACATTGTTCATCCCGGCGTGGATCTGGACGTGTTCACACCCGGCGACCAGGCTGCCGCCCGTGCCGAATTCGGTCTACGGGCCGATGAGCAGGTGGTTGCCTTCGTCGGGCGTATCCAGCCGTTGAAAGCCCCCGATCTATTGGTCCGTGCTGCCGAGCGGCTCCCCGGAGTGCGCGTTCTGATTGTCGGCGGACCGTCCGGCAGCGGTCTGGACGAGCCGACGGCACTGCACGACCTTGCCGAGGAACTTGGCATCGCCGACCGGGTGACCTTCCTGCCTCCGCAGACGCGCGAGAGGCTCGCGCAGGTGTACCGGGCGGCCGATATCGTTGCGGTGCCCAGCTACTCGGAGTCCTTCGGGCTGGTGGCCATTGAGGCGCAGGCCTGCGGGACCCCGGTGGTAGCGGCCGCGGTGGGTGGCCTACCGGTGGCGGTCTCCGATCAACGCTCCGGCTTGCTGGTTCCCACGCATCGCACGCAGGACTGGGCGGAGGCCATCGGGAACCTGTTGACGCGTACGGGACCCGAGTTCAGCCATGCGGCAGTGGAGCACGCCGCGGATTTCTCCTGGGCCAGCACGGCTGACGCACTGCTGTCGAGTTACAGCCGCGCCATCGCCGATTACCGCGCACCACAAAGGCCCTCGGCGCAGCGAGCACCGCGTGCACGTTTCCGGGCGCGCCGGTTGTCGGGTCTGCGGCGATGA
- a CDS encoding SRPBCC family protein, translated as MTHIHHVSSAKVPMAYAFDYVSDAHNLADWMFGIEHVHFVNDVPRGLGAKYDIAINLGATLRSTIEVTGWDPDTLFSTESRSGIENHIECRFRPISDGETELEINIDYRLPGGLAGRALGKIISPFISLAITHSDEKLRKILEQGYRQDVASR; from the coding sequence ATGACGCATATCCATCACGTGTCCTCCGCGAAGGTGCCCATGGCTTACGCCTTCGACTACGTCAGTGATGCGCACAACCTGGCCGATTGGATGTTCGGGATCGAGCACGTTCATTTCGTCAACGACGTGCCACGTGGGCTCGGTGCCAAGTACGACATCGCCATCAACCTCGGCGCCACCTTGCGGTCGACGATCGAGGTGACGGGATGGGACCCGGACACCCTGTTCAGCACCGAGTCGCGGTCGGGAATCGAGAATCACATCGAATGTCGCTTCCGGCCCATCTCCGACGGCGAAACCGAGCTGGAGATCAACATCGACTACCGGCTGCCCGGCGGGCTGGCCGGGCGTGCACTCGGCAAGATCATTTCGCCGTTCATCTCGCTGGCCATCACGCATTCGGACGAGAAGCTGCGCAAGATCCTCGAACAGGGTTATCGCCAGGATGTCGCGTCGCGCTGA
- a CDS encoding ROK family transcriptional regulator, which produces MTAPVRRPVSRHQIHPPALYIGDSAASSVFRAARVRGPVARDAIAQVTGLSIATVNRQVTALLDAGLLRERADLAVSGAIGRPRVPVELNHEPFLTLGIHIGARATSIVATDLFGRTLDVVETPTPNGPQGAALASLAGSAQRYLARWHRRRPLWVGVATGGVVDGPAGTVDHPRLGWTEAPVGRVFADTLGLPVSVASHVDAMAGAELLLGLRRFAARSLTSLYVYARETVGFALAIDGRVHSPSSGPGTIAALPVDSELLGGTGKLETTVSDEAVLAAARKLRIVPAGEGVSVSAVYKAARSGNESARELLSERGRVLGQSVALLRDILNPDEVIVGGQAFTEYPEVMNDVETAFLDRSTLSKRDIRVTAFGNRVQEAGAGVVSLGGLFADPLGAMRRASARRSEASALA; this is translated from the coding sequence ATGACTGCACCGGTTCGCCGACCCGTTTCTCGCCACCAGATCCACCCGCCCGCCCTGTACATCGGCGATAGCGCCGCGTCCTCTGTGTTCCGTGCCGCACGTGTCCGCGGGCCCGTGGCCCGTGACGCGATTGCCCAGGTCACAGGCCTTTCCATTGCCACCGTCAATCGGCAGGTGACGGCCCTGCTGGACGCCGGGCTGCTGCGTGAACGCGCCGACCTGGCGGTCTCGGGCGCCATCGGCCGTCCCCGGGTGCCGGTTGAGCTCAACCATGAGCCGTTCCTGACCCTGGGCATCCACATCGGAGCCCGGGCCACCAGCATCGTGGCGACCGACCTGTTCGGACGGACCCTGGACGTGGTGGAGACTCCCACGCCAAACGGCCCGCAGGGTGCGGCGCTGGCTTCGCTGGCCGGTAGCGCCCAGCGCTATCTGGCCCGCTGGCACCGCAGGCGGCCCCTGTGGGTGGGTGTTGCCACCGGTGGTGTGGTCGACGGCCCCGCCGGAACAGTGGATCACCCCCGCTTGGGCTGGACAGAGGCCCCTGTGGGGCGCGTCTTCGCCGACACATTGGGTCTGCCGGTTTCGGTGGCCTCGCACGTGGACGCCATGGCAGGTGCCGAACTGCTGCTGGGATTGCGCCGCTTCGCGGCCCGATCTCTGACGAGCTTGTACGTATACGCCCGTGAGACAGTCGGTTTCGCGCTTGCCATCGATGGGCGGGTGCACAGCCCGTCTAGCGGACCGGGGACCATTGCGGCGCTGCCCGTTGATTCCGAATTGCTCGGTGGCACCGGCAAGTTGGAGACCACGGTAAGCGACGAGGCGGTGCTGGCCGCGGCGCGCAAGCTGCGGATCGTGCCCGCCGGCGAAGGTGTCTCGGTGAGCGCGGTGTACAAGGCCGCACGTAGTGGCAATGAGTCTGCGCGCGAACTACTTTCCGAGCGCGGACGCGTGCTGGGTCAGTCGGTGGCGCTGCTGCGGGACATCCTCAACCCCGACGAGGTGATCGTCGGTGGACAGGCCTTCACCGAATACCCCGAAGTGATGAACGACGTCGAGACCGCCTTCCTGGATCGATCGACTTTGTCCAAGCGCGATATTCGCGTGACGGCCTTCGGTAATCGCGTGCAAGAAGCCGGCGCCGGTGTGGTGTCCCTGGGTGGGCTGTTCGCCGACCCGTTGGGTGCCATGCGACGGGCATCGGCCCGCCGCAGCGAGGCCTCCGCGCTGGCCTAG
- a CDS encoding SDR family oxidoreductase: MTNPTFDGRVAVVTGASSGIGAATAKSLAALGFHVVVAARREDRIEALADEIGGTAVVLDVTDADSVAALAQSLNRVDVLINNAGGAWGLEPVLEADLEHWRWMWETNVVGTLQVTRALLPKLISSGDGLIVTITSIAALDVYDGGSGYTSAKHAQAALHRTLRGELLGKPVRLTEVAPGAVETEFSVVRFDGDQDRADAVYRGITPLVAEDVAEIIAFVASRPPHVNLDQIVVKPRDQASSTRKATRQ; this comes from the coding sequence ATGACCAATCCCACCTTCGACGGCCGGGTCGCAGTCGTCACCGGCGCCAGTTCCGGAATCGGCGCAGCCACCGCTAAATCCCTTGCTGCCCTTGGGTTTCATGTCGTAGTTGCGGCCCGCCGGGAAGACCGGATCGAAGCCCTGGCCGACGAAATCGGGGGCACCGCGGTTGTGCTCGACGTCACCGACGCCGATTCGGTTGCGGCCCTTGCGCAGAGCCTGAATCGGGTGGATGTGCTGATCAACAACGCCGGCGGCGCATGGGGCCTGGAACCGGTGCTGGAAGCAGATCTGGAGCACTGGCGCTGGATGTGGGAGACCAATGTGGTGGGCACCCTGCAGGTAACCCGGGCCCTGCTACCCAAGCTGATTTCCTCCGGTGACGGGCTCATTGTCACCATCACCTCCATTGCCGCCCTCGATGTCTACGACGGCGGCAGCGGCTACACCTCCGCCAAGCACGCGCAGGCCGCGCTGCACCGCACGCTGCGCGGCGAACTTCTCGGAAAGCCGGTGCGACTCACCGAGGTCGCGCCGGGCGCGGTGGAAACGGAGTTCTCGGTGGTGCGCTTCGACGGCGACCAGGACCGCGCCGATGCGGTGTACCGAGGCATCACGCCGCTGGTGGCGGAGGACGTCGCCGAGATCATCGCGTTCGTCGCATCGCGGCCGCCGCACGTCAACCTGGACCAGATCGTCGTCAAACCTCGCGATCAGGCGTCGTCCACCCGCAAAGCCACCCGCCAGTAG
- a CDS encoding HNH endonuclease, whose product MSTLTPNQTVQFCNADYRVLQQIPWQHAIKLILKGVVYSIDTHYPAVHVRSASLVIELPVSIALREYVYVPYTPRNRVTRVGVLRRDGYTCVYCGAGADTWDHVLPRSRGGVDSWLNTVAACRDCNGFKGDRTPQEAGMTFMREPFEPKERDRFTYALAP is encoded by the coding sequence ATGTCGACTTTGACGCCCAACCAAACTGTGCAGTTCTGTAACGCCGACTACCGCGTACTGCAACAGATTCCGTGGCAACACGCGATCAAGCTGATCCTCAAGGGAGTCGTGTATTCCATCGACACCCATTATCCCGCCGTGCACGTGCGTAGCGCGTCGCTGGTCATCGAGTTGCCCGTCTCGATCGCGCTGCGTGAGTACGTGTACGTCCCGTACACCCCGCGAAATCGCGTTACCCGTGTGGGCGTGCTACGCCGCGATGGCTATACGTGTGTGTACTGCGGGGCGGGTGCCGACACCTGGGACCACGTGCTGCCCCGTTCGCGTGGGGGAGTGGACTCGTGGCTCAACACGGTGGCGGCGTGCCGTGACTGCAACGGGTTCAAGGGTGACCGGACTCCGCAGGAGGCCGGGATGACCTTCATGCGTGAGCCTTTCGAGCCGAAGGAACGTGACAGGTTCACCTATGCCCTGGCTCCGTAG